From the genome of Bacteroidota bacterium:
GGGCAGACTGTCTCATTCATTTGCTTGAGACATCGATCGAGCCATCTGTGGGTTATTTGCATTGATTGCAGAGCGTAGCCATATTCACAGGGATATGGAGTACACTCGTCGAAAGCCATAATAATATCTGCGCCAATGACTCTCTGAATATCGATCACATTTTCCGGGGTGAACAGATGCCTGGAGCCGTCGATATGCGACTGAAACTTAACACCCTCTTCCGAGAGTTTCCGGATATCATTGAGTGAGTATACCTGATAACCGCCGCTGTCGGTCAATATGGGTTTGTTCCAGTGAATAAAATGATGCAAACCTCCGGCTTCCCTGAGTATTTCGAGCCCGGGGCGAAGATACAAGTGATAGGTATTTCCCAGGATGATCCTGGCTTTTACATCTTCCTCCAAATCTTTGACGTGAACAGCCTTTACACTGCCTGCCGTACCAACCGGCATAAATACCGGTGTCTCAACTTCACCGTGCTCCGTTACAAACCTTCCTGCCCTGGCTTTGCTGTATCTATCGGTGTACTCGATATTAAAATACATCTGTTCATAAATAATTTGCCAAAGATAATTTTTATTCATCAAGTTTGGATACTTTTACCTTGACCCAAATCTGCAATGAGGATGGATAAAGCTTTATGGACGATTTTCATTATATTTCTGGCAAGTGCTGCCATTCAGTTGTTTTACACATGGGCGTTTTTTTCACGCCTCGCTTTTTCCAGGAAGAAGAAAGGGAATCCTGGTTCCGTGCCCATTTCTGTAGTAATAGCTGCCCGTAATGAATATGATAATCTGATAAATAATCTTCCTCCCATCCTGGAACAGGATTATCCGGAGTTTGAAGTTGTATTGGTTAATGATGCTTCTGATGATGAAACTCTCACTTTGCTGGATGAATTTAAAGATAAATATAAACATCTCAAAGTAGTTAACCTTCCTGAAAACCTGAATTTCTTCAAAGGAAAGAAGTTTCCATTATCCATGGGGATCAAGTCGGCAAAATATGAGCATTTGCTTTTGACGGATGCTGATTGCAGGCCTCGTTCAGAAAGATGGATCGCTACTATGGCCGGTAATTTTCAGGAAAACATTGAAATTATTATTGGTTACGGAGCATACAGACCAGAAAAGGGAATGCTCGATAAACTTGTCCGTTTCGAAGCTCTCCACGTAGCTGTTCAATACCTTTCTTTTGCGATGGCAGGTTTGCCTTACATGGGAGTTGGCAGAAACTTGTCGTATCAACGATCTCTTTTTTACCGGAATAAGGGTTTTAGTTCGCATTACAAGGTTTCTTCGGGTGATGATGACCTATTCATCAATAAAGTTGCAACGAGGCTGAATACTGCTGTGGAAATCAGCGCCGACAGCCATACCCTTTCCAGGCAACCTTTAACTTTTGCAGCCTTCCTGCGACAGAAAAAAAGACATCTTTCGACAGCAGGTCATTATAAATTTCGTTTTAAAGCTTTGCTTGGATTGTATTCGGTTTCACAGTTTTTTTTCTGGATAAGTTTTATCTTCCTTCTGATATTCGGATATAATATATTATATTTGTTATCATTATGGGCATTAAGAATGGTCTCCCAGATGGTCATCCTGAAAAGTTCAATGATTCGGCTTAAAGAGAAAAAATTATTGCTAATTTCGCCACTGATGGAGTTCATTTTTATTTTAATAAATCCCTTATTGGCGTTTTCAAATCTGATTTACAAGCAGGATAAATGGAAGTAAACCCAAATCTAACCGATAAAGCCCAAAGAGATTATCAATTGGTCCAGGCCGCCATCGGCAGGGGAGATCAGAAAGCGTACGCGGAGTTGATGAATAACTATAAGGATTCCCTGTATTTTATGCTTCTTAAGATGACAAACAATCCTGAAGATGCGGATGATCTTACTATAGAAGCTTTTGGGAAGGCGTTCAAAAAACTTCACCAGTACACACCTGATTTTGCGTTCAGTACCTGGCTATTTAAGATAGCATCCAATAATTGCATCGATTTCATGAGAAAAAAGGCCAAATATACTTTCTCCATGAATAAGACCAGCGACAACAACGAGGATGGTGACGAACTGGCAAATATGATACCGGAAGAAAGCCTGGATCCTGAAGAGAATATTTTAAAAAAGGAAAAGATCAACAGGTTACGGGAGATAGTTGACAGGCTTAAACCGCATTACCGTACTTTAATAGAACTCAGGTATTTTAAAGAGTATTCCTATGAAGAAATTGCGCAAGAACTGGATCTTCCGCTGGGCACTGTGAAAGCCCAGCTTTACCGTGCCAGGGAGTTCATATATAATATCATCAAAAACCTTCCT
Proteins encoded in this window:
- a CDS encoding glycosyltransferase translates to MDKALWTIFIIFLASAAIQLFYTWAFFSRLAFSRKKKGNPGSVPISVVIAARNEYDNLINNLPPILEQDYPEFEVVLVNDASDDETLTLLDEFKDKYKHLKVVNLPENLNFFKGKKFPLSMGIKSAKYEHLLLTDADCRPRSERWIATMAGNFQENIEIIIGYGAYRPEKGMLDKLVRFEALHVAVQYLSFAMAGLPYMGVGRNLSYQRSLFYRNKGFSSHYKVSSGDDDLFINKVATRLNTAVEISADSHTLSRQPLTFAAFLRQKKRHLSTAGHYKFRFKALLGLYSVSQFFFWISFIFLLIFGYNILYLLSLWALRMVSQMVILKSSMIRLKEKKLLLISPLMEFIFILINPLLAFSNLIYKQDKWK
- a CDS encoding sigma-70 family RNA polymerase sigma factor — its product is MEVNPNLTDKAQRDYQLVQAAIGRGDQKAYAELMNNYKDSLYFMLLKMTNNPEDADDLTIEAFGKAFKKLHQYTPDFAFSTWLFKIASNNCIDFMRKKAKYTFSMNKTSDNNEDGDELANMIPEESLDPEENILKKEKINRLREIVDRLKPHYRTLIELRYFKEYSYEEIAQELDLPLGTVKAQLYRAREFIYNIIKNLPEKF